The DNA segment CGGCCGGCGTACTGGTCGGCGAGCCGCTCGAGCACCTCGACCTTGATCTCGTCGGTGCGGTTGTTGCGCTCTTCCTTGCCGGCGATGGTCAGCGCCTCCGACAGCGCCTCGGTGGCCACCGAGGCGACGGCGTAGTAGACGTCCTCGCCGTATTCGGGGAACAGCGGGTAGTCGGCGGTCGGCTTCGCGGCACGCTGCGCCAGCTCCTGCTGGGCGGCGCACAGCGCGGCGATGAACGGCTTGGCGGCCTCCAGGCCCTCGGCGACCACGCTCTCGGTCGGCGCCTGCGCGCCACCGGCGACCAGGTCGACCACATTGTCGGTGGCCTCGGCCTCGACCATCATGATCGCGACGTCACCGTCCTCGAGCGCACGACCGGCGACGACCATGTCGAACACCGCCCGCTCGAGCTGCTCGACGGTCGGGAACGCGACCCAGGTGCCGTCGATCAGCGCGACGCGCACGCCGCCGACCGGACCCGAGAACGGCAGCCCGGCGATCTGGGTGGACGCCGAGGCGGCGTTGATGGCCACCACGTCGTAGAGGTCCTTGGGATCGAGGCTCATCACCGTGACGACGACCTGGATCTCATTACGCAGCCCGGATACGAACGTCGGGCGCAGCGGCCGGTCGATCAGCCGGCAGGTGAGGATCGCGTCGGTGGAGGGACGGCCCTCGCGACGGAAGAACGAGCCGGGGATACGGCCCGCGGCGTACATGCGCTCTTCGACGTCGATCGTCAGCGGGAAGAAGTCGAAGTGGTCCTTGGGGCTCTTGCTGGCCGACGTGGCCGACAGGAGCATGGTCTCGTCGTCGAGGTAGGCGACGACGGCGCCGGCGGCCTGCTGGGCCAGCCGGCCGGTCTCGAAACGGATGGTGCGGGTGCCGAAGCTCCCGTTGTCGATGACGGCAGTCGATTCGTACACACCGTCTTCAATTTCAACTACAGACATTGACGTCCGTACAGCCTCTCTGAATTCATGCAGCTGTTTCGTCGTCACGCCGGAACACTCACAGCGGATGAACCACCGGCCTTGATGCGGCTACGGCCGTCGATCGAAGCGGCCGGGGACCTCGCAGGTCACCGGCAGCCACTACCGAAGACCGCCCGATCAAGCGGGTCCTGGCATGACACACGGGAACGAGACTCGCGGTTGTGCGCGTTTCGCACCCATATTGCGTTCGAGCCGATCGTCGAACACATCCATATTACATGGCGGGGTTCTCCAGCCCGAGCCTCGGACGGCCGTGCCGGCGTCGTGCGTGCCGGCCGCTCGGTTGCGGCCCGTTCCGAAAAGCCGCGGCCGGACCCGCCAACCTGGACGGGCCCGGCCGCGGCCGAGTCGAGCGGATCTGCCTCAGCGGCGCAGACCCAGCCGGTCGATCAGCGAGCGGTAGCGCTCGACGTCGACCTGGGCGATGTACTTCAGCAGCCGGCGGCGACGGCCGACCAGCAGCAGCAGTCCGCGCCGCGAGTGGTGATCGTGCTTGTGCTGCTTGAGGTGCTCGGTGAGGTCCGAGATGCGTTTGGTCAGCATGGCGACCTGCGCCTCGGGAGAGCCGGTGTCGCTCTCATGCAGGCCGTACTGGCCCAGGATTTCTTTTTTCTGCTCGGCGGTAAGCGCCACGAAACTACTCCATTCATCGGTCCGCGGGATATCAAGGATGCCCTTCCGAGAAGGGCGAGTGGCCGCCGCGAACTGCAGCACACGTCGTTGACGCCGAGGAGTCTACCGCGAGTGGGCGCTCAGACAGAATCGCGCAGGATCGCGCGGGCGCGGTCGGTGTCGGCGTTCATCGCGGTGACCAGGTCGTCGATCGAGCCGAACTTCTCCTGCCCCCGGATGCGGCCCACGAAGTCCACGGCGACGTGCTGTCCGTAGAGGTCGGCGGAGGTGTCGAGGACGAACGCCTCGACGGTGCGGGTGCGGCCGGAGAACGTCGGGTTGGTGCCGACCGACACGGCCGCCTGATAGCGCTCGCCGGGCACGACGGTGCCCATCACCGGCCCGTGGCCGAGAACGGTGAACCACGCCGCGTAGACCCCGTCGGCGGGGATCGCCGAGTACATCGGCGGCGCGACGTTGGCCGTCGGGAAGCCGAGGCCCCGGCCCCGCCCGTCGCCGCGGACCACGACGCCCTCCACCCGGTGCGGGCGGCCGAGCGCCTCCGCGGCCGCGACGACGTCACCGGCGTCGACACACGACCTGATGTAGGTCGAGGAGAACGTGACGGTCTCGTCGCGGCCGGGGTCCGCCGCCTCGGAGACCAAAGACAGGCTGTCGACGGCGAATCCGAACCGCTCCCCCGCCTTGCGCAGCAGGTCGACGTTGCCCGCCGCCTTCTTGCCGAACGTGAAGTTCTCGCCCACCACGACATCGACGACGTGCAACCGCTCGACGAGCAGTTCGTGGACGTAGCGCTCGGGAGTCAGCTTCATGAAGTCCGCGGTGAACGGCATCACCAGGAAGACGTCGATGCCCATCTCCTCGACGAGCTCGGCCCGGCGGGTCAGCGTGGTCAGCTGCGCCGGGTGGCTGCCCGGGAACACGACCTCCATGGGGTGCGGGTCGAACGTCATCAGCACCGTCGGCACACCGCGCGAGCGCCCGGCCTTGACGGCGTTGTTGATCAACTCCGCATGTCCACGGTGAACACCGTCGAACACCCCGATGGTGACGACGCATCTTCCCCAGTCCGTGGGGATGTCGTCCTGACCCCGCCAGCGCTGCACGACCGCAAGCCTACGGCGCGCCACGCTCGGTGGCTCCGCTAGATCACCGGATCAGACGTCGATTGCCTAAACTTTGTCACTGTGAGTCCTGACAGCAACTCCCGCGACCTGACGACGGTTGCTCAGGACTACCTCAAGACGATCTGGACCGCGCAGGAGTGGTCGCACGAGAAGGTCAGCACGAAACTGCTGGCCGAGCGGATCGGGGTCTCCGCTTCGACCGCCTCCGAGTCCATCCGCAAGCTCGCCGACCAGGGGCTGGTCAACCACGAGAAGTACGGTGCGGTGACGCTGACCGAGGCCGGGCGCAACGCCGCCCTGCAGATGGTGCGCAGGCACCGGCTGATGGAGACGTTCCTCGTCAACGAGTTGGGCTACAGCTGGGACGAGGTGCACGACGAGGCCGAGGTGCTCGAACACGCGGTGTCGGATCTGATGGTCGACCGCATCGACGCCAAGCTCGGCCACCCCACCCGCGATCCGCACGGCGATCCGATCCCGGCCGCCGACGGCCGGGTGCCGACCCCACCGGCCCGTCAGCTCTCGGAGTGCGAGAACGGCGACGCCGGCACGGTGGCGCGGATCTCCGACGCCGACCCGGAGATGCTCCGCTACTTCGACAGCGTGGGCATCAGCCTCGACTCACGCCTGCGGGTGGTGGCGCGTCGCGATTTCGCGGGCCTGATCTCGGTGGCCATCGAGGGTCCCGAGGGCGCCGAGGGGGCCGCCACGGTGGACCTGGGCAGCCCTGCCGCCGAGGCGATCTGGGTGGTGGCCGGCTAGTTCACAACGTGGCGGGGCGCAGCACCACCACGGATTTCGTGCGCTGCCGTCCGTCTTCGAGCAGTGCGAGCACCGTTCCGTCCGGGGCGGTGGCCGCGTACACGCCGTCGATGCCCGCAGGCTCCAGTGGTCGTCCGTGCCGGGTCGACTCCGCCTCGGGCGCGCTCAGGTCACGACGCGGGAACACCAGCAGACACGCCTCGTCCAGCGAATGACTCAGGCGCGGTTGCTCGGCCAGCGCGTCGAGCGAGTACGCCTCCGCCAGCCCGAACCGCCCGACCCGCGTACGCCGCAGTGCGGTCAGGTGCCCGCCGACGCCGAGTGTCGCGCCGACGTCGCGCGCCAGGGCGCGAATGTAGGTGCCACTGGAGCAGTCCACCGCGACGTCGACGTCGACATAGGCCCCGGCCCGCCGGATCTCGAGCACGTCGAAGCGGTCGATGCGCACGCGGCGAGCGGCCAGTTCGACGGTCTGCCCTTCGCGCGCGAGCTTGTAGGCGCGCTGCCCGCCCACCTTGATGGCGCTCACCGCGGACGGGATCTGGTCGATCTCCCCGCGCAGCGCCGCGACCGCCCGGCCGATCTGTTCGTCGGTGATGCCGTCGGTCGGCGCGGTCTCGACGGTCTCGCCTTCGGCGTCCTCGGTGGTGGTGGTCTGCCCGAGCCGGATCGTCGCGGCGTACGACTTGTCCGTGGCGGTGATCAGTCCGAGCAGTTTGGTGGCACGGTCGATCCCCACGACCAGCACTCCGGTGGCCATCGGGTCCAGGGTGCCCGCGTGCCCGACCTTGCGGGTACCGAAGATGCGCCGGCACCGCCCGACCACGTCATGGCTGGTCATGCCTGCGGGCTTGTCGACGACGACGATCCCCGCGCCGAGTCCGCTCACAGCACGATGGCCGTCAGCGCCAGGCCGTCACGCACCGACCACCGGCCCTCCAGCGTGCTCAGCGGCGGCCCGGATTCGGCGGTCGGATCGATCAGCACCTTCGACACGAACCGCCCGGCCTGCCCCGTGGAGTCGACCTCGAAGCTGATGTGGGCGTCCTCGAACCCCAGCCACCGGTGGGTCAGCGGGAACCACGCCTTGTAGGTGGCCTCCTTGGCGCAGAACAGGATTCGGTCCCAGTGCAGCCCCGCAGGCAATGCCGCGATGGCCGTGCGCTCGGCGGGCAGGCTGATGGCGTCCAGCACACCCTTGGGCAGGACGTCGTGCGGTTCGGCGTCGATCCCGATGGAGCGGGCCTCGCCCCGGCGGGCGACGGCGGCGCCGCGGAAGCCCTCGCAGTGGGTGAGGCTGCCCACCACGCCGTCGGGCCAGCACGGTTCGCCCTTGTCTCCCTTGAGTATCGGCACCGGCGGCAGGCCGAGCTCGCCGAGCGCTTCGCGGGCGCAGTAGCGGACGGTGACGAACTCGTTGCGCCGCTTGGCGACCGAGCGCGCGACCAGAGGTTCCTCCTCGGGCAGCGGTGCGATGCCAGGCGGGTCGTCGTAGCGTTCGGCGGACACGACGCCCTCGCGCAACACCCCGGGCAGCAGTGTCGTGCGCGGGGTCATGCGCGCCTCGCCCTGATCCGCTCCTGCATCTTCTCCGCGTTCTCCCGCATCTCCTGGGTGATCTGGAAGTGGCCGCCGAACTCGTTGAGGTAGCCGGGCGCGTACTGCGGTTCGGGCAGGATCTGTCGCAGCCACCGGTAGGGCTTGCGGCGCCGCCACTCTCGCGGGTAACCCACCGACACCTCTTCGAAGCGCACGTCGTCATACCAGGTGGTGCGCGGGATGTGCAGGTGGCCGTACACCGAGCACACCGCGTTGTAGCGGGTGTGCCAGTCCGCGGTGGCCGTGGTGCCGCACCACAGTGAGAACTCTGGGTAGAACATCGCGTCGCAGGGTTCGCGCACCATCGGGAAGTGGTTCACCTGGATCGTCGGCGTCATCCAGTCGAGGTCTTCGAGGCGTTTGCGGGTGAAGTCCACCCGGTCGCGGCACCACGCGTCGCGCGTGGCGTAGGGCTCGGCGGACAACAGGAATTCGTCGGTGCCGACGACATTGCGCTCACGGGCGATGGCCAGTCCCTCGGCCTTGGACGCCGCGCCCTTGGGCAGGAAGCTGTAGTCGTACAGCAGGAACATCGGCACGATCGTCGCCGGGCCGCCCTCCTCGGTCCACACCGGGAACGGGTGTTCCGGGGTGACGATGCCCATCTCGTCGCACATGGTGACCAGGTAGTCGTAGCGCGACCTGCCGAAGATCTGCATCGGATCCTTGGTGGTGGTCCACAGTTCGTGGTTCCCCGGCACCCAGATGACCTTGGCGAAGCGCTTGCGCAGCAGGTCCAGCGCCCAGCGGATCTCGTCGGTGCGCTCCCCCACGTCCCCGGCCACGATCAGCCAGTCGTCCGGTGTGGACGGGTAGAGCGACTCGGTGACCGGCTTGTTGCCGGTATGACCCGTGTGCAGGTCGCTGATCGCCCACAGCACGGGTCGCCGGTCGCGGGAAGTCTGGGGTGTCACGACCCATCAGCCTACTGATCCGCCGCCGCTCGGCCGTCCGAGCAACTAGAACGTGTTCTCATTTCGGGTTCAACCAGCCCGCGGCGACGGCTACACTCCCCGGAGGGTCGGGCACGACACGCGGCGGCGGGCCGCCGATGATCGACGGCCGCGCCGTCCGGACAACAGGGGGTGACATGGCCGCCAAGCTGAGAGTGTTCTCGGCGTTGTGTGCGCTGTTCGCGGCAGTCATGGTGGTCTTCGCCACCAACCCGATGGGCGGTTCGGCCACCGGCCGGGTCGACCTGCGCTCGACGTTCCTGCCGCTGACCGGATCCTCCACGATCAAGTACCCGGTGATCGACACCGTCGACCCCTCCCCGTTCGATCCGTGCCGCGACATCCCGCTCGACGTCGTGCAGCGCGCCGGCCTCGCCTACACCCCGCCGGCTCCCGAGGACGCGCTGCGATGCAAGTACGACGCCGGGAACTATCAGATGTCGGTCGAGGCGTTCGTGTGGCGGACCTACGAGGAGACGCTGCCGCCGGACGCGGTCCAACTCGACATCGCCGGGCACCGCGCCGCGCAGTACTGGATCATGAAGCCGACCGACTGGAACAACCGGTGGTGGATCACGTGCGCGATCGCGTTTGACACCGACTACGGCGTGATCCAGCAGGTGCTGTTCTATTCGCCGATCTACTCGCAACCCGACGTCGACTGCATGCAGACCAATCTGCAGAAGGCGCAGGAACTGGCGCCGCACTACATCTACTAGACGTCCACCAAGGCTCGACGCATCGCTGGCTACCCTTGGCCGGATGACGTCCACCGCTCCCGCGACCCTGCGCCGCACCGTCGGCAACGTGGTCAGCCGCGCCCTCGACCTGCCACCCCACACCAGCGGATTCACGGTGGACCGCGGGGTGCGGGTGCCGATGCGCGACGGCGTCGAGCTGATCGCCGACCACTACGTCCCCGACACCGCGACGCCCGCCGGGACCCTGCTCGTACGCGGCCCGTACGGCCGCGGCTGGCCGTTCTCGTCGCTGTTCGCGGCGGTGTACGCGTCGCGCGGATACCACGTGGTGGTGCAGAGCGTCCGCGGCACGTTCGGCTCGGGCGGTGACTTCACGCCGATGGTGCACGAGAAGGACGACGGCGCCGACACGGTCGCGTGGCTGCGCGAACAGCCGTGGTTCACCGGCTCGTTCGCGACCGTCGGGCTGTCCTACCTCGGCTTCACCCAGTGGGCGCTGCTCACCGATCCGCCGCCCGAGCTCAAGGCCGCCGTGATCGCGGTCGGGCCGCACGACTTCCGCGCGTCGTCGTGGGGCACCGGGTCGTTCTCGCTCAACGACTTCCTCGGCTGGAGCGACATGGTCGCCCATCAGGAGGACACGCGCGGTGTCGCGGCGCTCATCCGGCAGGTCCGCGCCCGGCGCGCACTGGCACGGGCCACCGCCGACCTCCCGCTCGGCGAGGCCGGACGGCGGCTCCTGGGCTCCGGTGCGGACTGGTACGA comes from the Mycolicibacterium litorale genome and includes:
- the rpsO gene encoding 30S ribosomal protein S15, with amino-acid sequence MALTAEQKKEILGQYGLHESDTGSPEAQVAMLTKRISDLTEHLKQHKHDHHSRRGLLLLVGRRRRLLKYIAQVDVERYRSLIDRLGLRR
- the mntR gene encoding manganese-binding transcriptional regulator MntR translates to MSPDSNSRDLTTVAQDYLKTIWTAQEWSHEKVSTKLLAERIGVSASTASESIRKLADQGLVNHEKYGAVTLTEAGRNAALQMVRRHRLMETFLVNELGYSWDEVHDEAEVLEHAVSDLMVDRIDAKLGHPTRDPHGDPIPAADGRVPTPPARQLSECENGDAGTVARISDADPEMLRYFDSVGISLDSRLRVVARRDFAGLISVAIEGPEGAEGAATVDLGSPAAEAIWVVAG
- the pptT gene encoding 4'-phosphopantetheinyl transferase PptT encodes the protein MTPRTTLLPGVLREGVVSAERYDDPPGIAPLPEEEPLVARSVAKRRNEFVTVRYCAREALGELGLPPVPILKGDKGEPCWPDGVVGSLTHCEGFRGAAVARRGEARSIGIDAEPHDVLPKGVLDAISLPAERTAIAALPAGLHWDRILFCAKEATYKAWFPLTHRWLGFEDAHISFEVDSTGQAGRFVSKVLIDPTAESGPPLSTLEGRWSVRDGLALTAIVL
- the truB gene encoding tRNA pseudouridine(55) synthase TruB, encoding MTSHDVVGRCRRIFGTRKVGHAGTLDPMATGVLVVGIDRATKLLGLITATDKSYAATIRLGQTTTTEDAEGETVETAPTDGITDEQIGRAVAALRGEIDQIPSAVSAIKVGGQRAYKLAREGQTVELAARRVRIDRFDVLEIRRAGAYVDVDVAVDCSSGTYIRALARDVGATLGVGGHLTALRRTRVGRFGLAEAYSLDALAEQPRLSHSLDEACLLVFPRRDLSAPEAESTRHGRPLEPAGIDGVYAATAPDGTVLALLEDGRQRTKSVVVLRPATL
- a CDS encoding DUF3558 domain-containing protein, producing the protein MAAKLRVFSALCALFAAVMVVFATNPMGGSATGRVDLRSTFLPLTGSSTIKYPVIDTVDPSPFDPCRDIPLDVVQRAGLAYTPPAPEDALRCKYDAGNYQMSVEAFVWRTYEETLPPDAVQLDIAGHRAAQYWIMKPTDWNNRWWITCAIAFDTDYGVIQQVLFYSPIYSQPDVDCMQTNLQKAQELAPHYIY
- a CDS encoding metallophosphoesterase family protein, producing the protein MTPQTSRDRRPVLWAISDLHTGHTGNKPVTESLYPSTPDDWLIVAGDVGERTDEIRWALDLLRKRFAKVIWVPGNHELWTTTKDPMQIFGRSRYDYLVTMCDEMGIVTPEHPFPVWTEEGGPATIVPMFLLYDYSFLPKGAASKAEGLAIARERNVVGTDEFLLSAEPYATRDAWCRDRVDFTRKRLEDLDWMTPTIQVNHFPMVREPCDAMFYPEFSLWCGTTATADWHTRYNAVCSVYGHLHIPRTTWYDDVRFEEVSVGYPREWRRRKPYRWLRQILPEPQYAPGYLNEFGGHFQITQEMRENAEKMQERIRARRA
- a CDS encoding bifunctional riboflavin kinase/FAD synthetase produces the protein MQRWRGQDDIPTDWGRCVVTIGVFDGVHRGHAELINNAVKAGRSRGVPTVLMTFDPHPMEVVFPGSHPAQLTTLTRRAELVEEMGIDVFLVMPFTADFMKLTPERYVHELLVERLHVVDVVVGENFTFGKKAAGNVDLLRKAGERFGFAVDSLSLVSEAADPGRDETVTFSSTYIRSCVDAGDVVAAAEALGRPHRVEGVVVRGDGRGRGLGFPTANVAPPMYSAIPADGVYAAWFTVLGHGPVMGTVVPGERYQAAVSVGTNPTFSGRTRTVEAFVLDTSADLYGQHVAVDFVGRIRGQEKFGSIDDLVTAMNADTDRARAILRDSV